The Carassius gibelio isolate Cgi1373 ecotype wild population from Czech Republic chromosome B22, carGib1.2-hapl.c, whole genome shotgun sequence genome window below encodes:
- the LOC127987097 gene encoding CD48 antigen-like, whose protein sequence is MEEESVTLQTFVTKIHDDDDILWIFGAEMSLIAKISIENQIFSTFDDVHDGRFRDRLKLDNQTGSLTITNITTQHAGVYKLEINGVKRSSKTFNVSVYGPLPTSDITRDCSSSSSSSHCSLVCSVVNVGHVTLSWYKGNSLLSSISVSDLSISLSLPLEVEYQEKNSYSCVINNPITNQTTHLNITELCQPCPDQGLPLFYTVLIPSAAGCLLIFSVVICCICRKCRKTALTQEEDRTDSALCKPATRKTVRTLCFAKRRVAAKLIEVCSIRRSVSRRGWTIGRPLPAEDITSKE, encoded by the exons atggaggaaGAATCTGTCACTTTACAAACCTTTGTTACTAAAATACACGATGATGACGACATACTGTGGATATTTGGAGCTGAAATGTCTCTCATAGCTAAAATCAGCATTGAGAACCAAATCTTCTCAACATTTGATGATGTTCatgacgggagattcagagacagactgaagctggacaatcaaactggatctctgaccatcacaaacatcacaactcaacacgcTGGAGTTTATAAACTAGAGATAAACGGAGTGAAACGGTCATCAAAAACATTCAATGTTTCCGTCTATG GTCCTCTACCCACTTCTGACATTACCAGAGattgttcatcatcatcatcatcatcacattgTTCACttgtgtgttcagtggtgaatgtgggtcatgtgactctctcctggtacaaaggaaacagtttattgtccagcatcagtgtgtctgatctcagcatcagtctctctctacctctggaggtggaatatcaggagaaaaacagctacagctgtgtgatcaacaatcccatcacaaaccagaccacacatctgaaCATTACTGAACTCTGTCAGCCATGTCCTG ATCAGGGCTTACCTTTATTTTACACAGTGCTGATTCCTTCTGCTGCTGGATGTCTGTTGATTTTTTCAGTCGTGATCTGCTGCATTTGCAGGAAATGTAGAAAAACAG CTCTGACCCAAGAGGAAGACAGAACTGATTCAGCATTGTGTAAACCAGCAACGCGAAAAACGGTAAGAACATTATGTTTTGCAAAAAGACGTGTTGCAGCCAAGCTGATTGAAGTTTGCAGCATCAGACGGTCAGTGAGCAGACGTGGGTGGACTATCGGCCGACCGTTACCTGCAGAAGACATCACTTCAAAAGAATAG